One genomic segment of Tubulanus polymorphus chromosome 4, tnTubPoly1.2, whole genome shotgun sequence includes these proteins:
- the LOC141903845 gene encoding uncharacterized protein LOC141903845 isoform X1, with amino-acid sequence MFRLSVYMYQVEMDIANRKLLEGQLLFVVESGDITAVERLINGGCSLNKPTPGTPLFYAVRANQIAMVEFLMSRYTTTIELPPISIIQHCVQYCIEFLRIEVIEKLLAGLGGEDLATRDFKNFDYEFTFEKEKPIAEYSRMFDLLSRYGVRVNIPSALKSAARERKTELVEKLLTRVDESFPFGDAEKMLRIACADVSIMQLVFGCQFLMEKFSLPALTEAFETAFTHGNKPAAHLLDSTCASAAGFESATMAAFLGDYHALEKILSTDDVTVATHPDLLHVAVRAGNTEIARLLIDFDWDVNTEVEFLFHQWGNTRTVTPLIVAANCGHLETVKFLLENGAEIEKGADHYASALYWATISGQVDIINLLLDAGADGGTGIAIVGLTALHQAIRKNLPIEIVKKLIDHGAHVNAHKAIGCIKGTPLGIALRNGYVEAVRVLLENDAITHTSESSILYNPIGEPLVIIARSYGESIHNSSVTIEMIELLYKFINIEQMPNTCMAALEQACESRNHALLRNMLTNFPLDVVEYWFLRNVSLRDRYRVVIDLDASKHCHSTLTLIHAVITTVSRRLPRIVSEFFLIYEDVILYWYASNPYSFTFLLQMFCGYSLQCYQLPESLITAIVKNSDFDNLYIMYSILIVTGLFNFYLNTVSDTDKEFIIRAKLLLSTPPKLLCLCRNVIRHQIIRYKGSLDLQNDDVKSLPIGLSLRNYLVFKM; translated from the exons ATGTTCCGTTTATCTGTTTATATGTACCAG GTTGAAATGGATATCGCGAATAGAAAATTGCTCGAAGGCCAGTTACTGTTTGTGGTTGAGTCGGGAGACATCACAGCTGTTGAACGTTTGATAAACGGAGGCTGCAGTTTGAATAAACCGACTCCCGGAACTCCGTTATTCTACGCGGTACGAGCCAATCAGATCGCAATGGTCGAATTCCTGATGTCACGTTACACGACAACCATTGAATTACCACCGATCTCAATCATACAACACTGCGTTCAATACTGCATCGAATTTCTACGGATCGAAGTCATCGAGAAGCTGCTCGCGGGACTCGGCGGCGAAGACCTCGCGACCCGTGATTTCAAGAATTTCGATTACGAATTCAcgttcgaaaaagaaaaaccgaTCGCGGAATATTCGCGAATGTTTGATTTGTTGTCGCGGTACGGAGTCCGCGTGAATATACCGAGCGCGTTGAAATCGGCGGCGAGAGAACGCAAAACCGAATTGGTCGAAAAACTGTTGACGCGCGTCGATGAAAGTTTCCCGTTCGGAGACGCGGAGAAAATGCTGCGAATCGCGTGCGCAGATGTCTCTATAATGCAGCTGGTGTTCGGCTGCCAGTTTCTGATGGAGAAATTCAGTTTACCGGCGTTGACCGAAGCGTTCGAAACGGCGTTCACCCACGGTAATAAACCCGCAGCTCATTTATTGGATTCGACGTGCGCCAGCGCCGCCGGTTTCGAGTCCGCAACTATGGCCGCGTTTTTAGGAGATTATCATGCGCTTGAAAAAATTCTGTCGACCGACGATGTAACCGTAGCGACGCATCCGGATCTGTTGCATGTCGCTGTACGAGCCGGGAACACGGAAATCGCTCGGTTACTGATAGACTTCGATTGGGACGTCAACACTGAGGTCGAATTCTTGTTTCACCAGTGGGGTAATACGAGAACGGTCACTCCTCTGATCGTCGCGGCGAATTGCGGACATTTAGAAACGGTGAAATTTCTGTTAGAAAACGGAGCCGAGATAGAGAAGGGGGCCGATCATTACGCGTCTGCTCTTTATTGGGCTACGATTTCGGGACAAGTCGATATCATCAATCTGTTGCTCGATGCCGGTGCTGACGGCGGAACGGGCATCGCTATAGTCGGTCTAACGGCGTTACATCAAGCTATTCGCAAGAATCTGCCGATCGAAATCGTTAAAAAACTGATCGATCACGGCGCTCACGTCAACGCACATAAAGCTATCGGTTGCATCAAAGGAACGCCTTTAGGTATCGCGTTGAGGAACGGTTACGTGGAAGCGGTGCGGGTTCTACTGGAGAACGACGCGATCACTCACACGTCGGAGAGCTCGATACTTTATAACCCGATCGGCGAACCGTTGGTTATAATCGCTCGGTCGTACGGAGAATCGATTCACAACTCGTCGGTCACCATCGAAATGATCGAACTGCTTTATAAATTCATCAACATCGAACAAATGCCGAATACGTGCATGGCCGCTCTGGAACAAGCTTGCGAAAGTCGAAATCACGCCTTATTGCGTAACATGTTAACGAACTTCCCGCTGGACGTCGTCGAGTATTGGTTCCTGCGTAACGTTTCGTTAAGAGATAGATATCGAGTTGTCATCGATCTCGACGCGTCGAAGCATTGTCACTCAACGCTGACTCTAATTCACGCCGTTATTACGACCGTCAGTCGACGGCTGCCGCGAATTGTATCGGAGTTTTTTCTCATTTACGAAGACGTCATTCTCTATTGGTACGCGTCGAATCCGTATTCGTTTACGTTTCTTCTGCAGATGTTCTGCGGTTATTCTCTGCAGTGTTATCAGCTTCCCGAATCCCTCATTACGGCCATCGTCAAAAATTCCGATTTCGATAACTTGTATATCATGTATTCGATTTTGATTGTTACCGGTTTGTTTAATTTTTACCTGAATACCGTATCGGATACCGATAAAGAATTTATCATTCGAGCAAAACTTTTGTTATCGACCCCTCCTAAATTGCTTTGTCTGTGTAGAAATGTAATTAGACATCAAATTATACGTTATAAAGGAAGTTTAGATCTGCAGAATGATGATGTTAAGTCTTTGCCGATTGGTCTTTCACTAAGAAACTATCTCGTGTTTAAAATGTAA
- the LOC141903845 gene encoding uncharacterized protein LOC141903845 isoform X2, whose amino-acid sequence MDIANRKLLEGQLLFVVESGDITAVERLINGGCSLNKPTPGTPLFYAVRANQIAMVEFLMSRYTTTIELPPISIIQHCVQYCIEFLRIEVIEKLLAGLGGEDLATRDFKNFDYEFTFEKEKPIAEYSRMFDLLSRYGVRVNIPSALKSAARERKTELVEKLLTRVDESFPFGDAEKMLRIACADVSIMQLVFGCQFLMEKFSLPALTEAFETAFTHGNKPAAHLLDSTCASAAGFESATMAAFLGDYHALEKILSTDDVTVATHPDLLHVAVRAGNTEIARLLIDFDWDVNTEVEFLFHQWGNTRTVTPLIVAANCGHLETVKFLLENGAEIEKGADHYASALYWATISGQVDIINLLLDAGADGGTGIAIVGLTALHQAIRKNLPIEIVKKLIDHGAHVNAHKAIGCIKGTPLGIALRNGYVEAVRVLLENDAITHTSESSILYNPIGEPLVIIARSYGESIHNSSVTIEMIELLYKFINIEQMPNTCMAALEQACESRNHALLRNMLTNFPLDVVEYWFLRNVSLRDRYRVVIDLDASKHCHSTLTLIHAVITTVSRRLPRIVSEFFLIYEDVILYWYASNPYSFTFLLQMFCGYSLQCYQLPESLITAIVKNSDFDNLYIMYSILIVTGLFNFYLNTVSDTDKEFIIRAKLLLSTPPKLLCLCRNVIRHQIIRYKGSLDLQNDDVKSLPIGLSLRNYLVFKM is encoded by the coding sequence ATGGATATCGCGAATAGAAAATTGCTCGAAGGCCAGTTACTGTTTGTGGTTGAGTCGGGAGACATCACAGCTGTTGAACGTTTGATAAACGGAGGCTGCAGTTTGAATAAACCGACTCCCGGAACTCCGTTATTCTACGCGGTACGAGCCAATCAGATCGCAATGGTCGAATTCCTGATGTCACGTTACACGACAACCATTGAATTACCACCGATCTCAATCATACAACACTGCGTTCAATACTGCATCGAATTTCTACGGATCGAAGTCATCGAGAAGCTGCTCGCGGGACTCGGCGGCGAAGACCTCGCGACCCGTGATTTCAAGAATTTCGATTACGAATTCAcgttcgaaaaagaaaaaccgaTCGCGGAATATTCGCGAATGTTTGATTTGTTGTCGCGGTACGGAGTCCGCGTGAATATACCGAGCGCGTTGAAATCGGCGGCGAGAGAACGCAAAACCGAATTGGTCGAAAAACTGTTGACGCGCGTCGATGAAAGTTTCCCGTTCGGAGACGCGGAGAAAATGCTGCGAATCGCGTGCGCAGATGTCTCTATAATGCAGCTGGTGTTCGGCTGCCAGTTTCTGATGGAGAAATTCAGTTTACCGGCGTTGACCGAAGCGTTCGAAACGGCGTTCACCCACGGTAATAAACCCGCAGCTCATTTATTGGATTCGACGTGCGCCAGCGCCGCCGGTTTCGAGTCCGCAACTATGGCCGCGTTTTTAGGAGATTATCATGCGCTTGAAAAAATTCTGTCGACCGACGATGTAACCGTAGCGACGCATCCGGATCTGTTGCATGTCGCTGTACGAGCCGGGAACACGGAAATCGCTCGGTTACTGATAGACTTCGATTGGGACGTCAACACTGAGGTCGAATTCTTGTTTCACCAGTGGGGTAATACGAGAACGGTCACTCCTCTGATCGTCGCGGCGAATTGCGGACATTTAGAAACGGTGAAATTTCTGTTAGAAAACGGAGCCGAGATAGAGAAGGGGGCCGATCATTACGCGTCTGCTCTTTATTGGGCTACGATTTCGGGACAAGTCGATATCATCAATCTGTTGCTCGATGCCGGTGCTGACGGCGGAACGGGCATCGCTATAGTCGGTCTAACGGCGTTACATCAAGCTATTCGCAAGAATCTGCCGATCGAAATCGTTAAAAAACTGATCGATCACGGCGCTCACGTCAACGCACATAAAGCTATCGGTTGCATCAAAGGAACGCCTTTAGGTATCGCGTTGAGGAACGGTTACGTGGAAGCGGTGCGGGTTCTACTGGAGAACGACGCGATCACTCACACGTCGGAGAGCTCGATACTTTATAACCCGATCGGCGAACCGTTGGTTATAATCGCTCGGTCGTACGGAGAATCGATTCACAACTCGTCGGTCACCATCGAAATGATCGAACTGCTTTATAAATTCATCAACATCGAACAAATGCCGAATACGTGCATGGCCGCTCTGGAACAAGCTTGCGAAAGTCGAAATCACGCCTTATTGCGTAACATGTTAACGAACTTCCCGCTGGACGTCGTCGAGTATTGGTTCCTGCGTAACGTTTCGTTAAGAGATAGATATCGAGTTGTCATCGATCTCGACGCGTCGAAGCATTGTCACTCAACGCTGACTCTAATTCACGCCGTTATTACGACCGTCAGTCGACGGCTGCCGCGAATTGTATCGGAGTTTTTTCTCATTTACGAAGACGTCATTCTCTATTGGTACGCGTCGAATCCGTATTCGTTTACGTTTCTTCTGCAGATGTTCTGCGGTTATTCTCTGCAGTGTTATCAGCTTCCCGAATCCCTCATTACGGCCATCGTCAAAAATTCCGATTTCGATAACTTGTATATCATGTATTCGATTTTGATTGTTACCGGTTTGTTTAATTTTTACCTGAATACCGTATCGGATACCGATAAAGAATTTATCATTCGAGCAAAACTTTTGTTATCGACCCCTCCTAAATTGCTTTGTCTGTGTAGAAATGTAATTAGACATCAAATTATACGTTATAAAGGAAGTTTAGATCTGCAGAATGATGATGTTAAGTCTTTGCCGATTGGTCTTTCACTAAGAAACTATCTCGTGTTTAAAATGTAA
- the LOC141903407 gene encoding uncharacterized protein LOC141903407, translating into MKWNENDINDSHYYPFGILKYTDESSLPIFYETATVFPNGIPLDEPTCGYSGEKCMDLTYILIGVLGGLAVLSLIIVGIIYRRETPLRATTCEFDLENKLERFEIYED; encoded by the exons ATGAAATGGAACGAAAATGACATCAATGATTCTCATTATTACCCGTTCGGTATCCTGAAATATACGGATGAAAGCTCACTGCCA atttttTACGAGACGGCTACAGTTTTTCCGAACGGAATCCCACTTGATGAACCGACGTGTGGTTATTCGGGGGAAAAATGCATGG ATCTCACATATATTCTGATCGGTGTTTTGGGAGGTCTTGCAGTTTTGAGTTTGATCATCGTCGGTATCATCTACAGGCGA GAAACTCCGCTTCGAGCAACAACTTGCGAGTTTGATTTGGAAAATAAACTTGAACGATTTGAAATTTACGAAGATTAA
- the LOC141903843 gene encoding receptor-type guanylate cyclase Gyc76C-like, with product MQSMQSMVTVANDATLSCKSFSVISQLDPFSNNKAIYNGNVVSVQWIHKKSINFTRKIKLELKQMRDIRHDHLASFLGACVEPPRICIITEYCSKGSLQDILENDDIDLDHMFKASIITDIIQGMIFLHDSLIKTHGYLRSSSCMVDSRWVIKITDFGLHYFKDGQDNKKNSQHAYYRDRLWIAPELLRNKIPEGSQKGDVYSFSIIMYEIFGRCGPYGDIDMEPIEIVKKVAEGSLHDSVPMRPNIHDLGEEVRKKYVYIIALMMDCWNEDPEKRPDFRKCREILKPMRKGLKPNIFDNMMAIMEKYASNLEGLVMERTTELVEEKQKTDALLNRMLPRSVAEQLKKGESVRPESYESTTIYFSDICGFTAMSAESSPLEVVDLLNDLYVLFDSTIKAYDVYKVETIGDAYMVVSGLPVRNGLQHAGEIGSMSLDLLSGIMKFRIRHRPNDMLKLRIGIHTGPCVAGVVGLTMPRYCLFGDTVNTASRMESNGLPLKIHVSGPCKDVLENLGGYQLEERGLVAMKGKGEVKTYWLLAEEKQVRQKRLDSLVIPETSNNHRSTFSVRSGR from the exons ATGCAGTCAATGCAATCGATGGTCACAGTTGCG AATGACGCCACATTGAGCTGTAAGAGTTTTAGCGTTATCTCTCAACTCGACCCGTTTTCTAACAACAAAGCGATCTATAACGGGAACGTCGTCTCCGTGCAGTGGATTCATAAAAAGAGCATCAATTTTACGAGGAAAATTAAATTAGAATTGAAACAG aTGCGAGATATACGTCACGACCACCTTGCGTCGTTTCTCGGAGCTTGTGTTGAACCACCGAGAATATGTATAATAACGGAGTATTGCTCAAAAGGATCGCTGCAG GACATCCTCGAGAATGACGACATTGATTTGGATCACATGTTCAAAGCATCAATTATTACGGATATCATTCAG GGAATGATATTTCTACACGACAGTCTAATAAAAACACACGGGTATCTGCGCTCATCGAGTTGTATGGTGGACAGTCGATGGGTTATTAAAATCACTGACTTTGGGCTTCATTACTTTAAGGACGGACAagataacaagaaaaacagcCAGCACGCTTATTACAGGG ACAGATTGTGGATTGCTCCGGAGTTACTACGCAACAAGATCCCAGAAGGAAGTCAGAAGGGCGATGTTTATTCATTCTCGATCATCATGTACGAGATATTTGGGCGCTGTGGTCCATACGGCGATATCGACATGGAGCCAATCG AGATTGTTAAGAAGGTTGCCGAAGGCTCGCTGCACGATTCCGTCCCTATGAGACCGAATATACACGATTTAGGCGAAGAAGTGCGAAAGAAATATGTTTATATCATCGCGTTGATGATGGACTGTTGGAACGAAGACCCCGAGAAACGACCAGACTTCAGAAAATGTAGGGAAATACTAAAACCAATGCGAAAAGGCCT AAAACCAAATATCTTCGATAACATGATGGCAATAATGGAGAAATACGCGAGTAATCTGGAAGGTTTAGTGATGGAGAGAACGACTGAACTTGTGGAGGAAAAGCAGAAAACAGATGCGCTACTGAATAGAATGTTACCCAG GAGTGTCGCGGAACAACTGAAGAAAGGAGAAAGCGTTCGACCGGAATCGTACGAATCAACGACGATTTATTTCAGTGATATTTGTGGTTTTACGGCAATGTCAGCAGAATCATCTCCCCTCGAG GTTGTAGATTTACTGAACGATCTGTATGTTCTATTTGATTCGACGATTAAAGCGTACGACGTTTATAAAGTAGAAACAATCGGCGATGCGTATATGGTAGTGAGCGGTTTACCTGTAAGAAACGGTTTACAACATGCCGGTGAAATAGGCTCGATGTCGCTAGATCTACTGAGCGGAATTATGAAATTTAGAATACGTCATCGCCCTAACGATATGCTGAAACTACGAATAGGCATACACACTG GTCCATGTGTAGCTGGAGTTGTAGGATTAACAATGCCTCGTTATTGTCTTTTCGGTGACACTGTAAATACCGCATCACGAATGGAAAGCAATGGACTAC cTTTAAAAATTCACGTAAGTGGGCCTTGTAAAGACGTATTGGAAAATCTAGGAGGCTATCAACTTGAAGAGAGAGGTTTGGTTGCAATGAAG GGTAAAGGTGAAGTAAAGACCTACTGGTTATTGGCTGAAGAGAAGCAAGTACGACAAAAACGATTGGATTCGCTCGTCATTCCAGAAACTAGTAACAACCATCGATCCACATTCAGTGTGCGGAGCGGTCGCTGA
- the LOC141903410 gene encoding A disintegrin and metalloproteinase with thrombospondin motifs 9-like, whose translation MRHRSTIRVVYGFANLFIFELILFISSCNSLVENIYFIPEFMDGLELDGPYIADFRRNDHFGCVIECNLRPNCLSSNYHPTLKLCQLSDKDACNAKLVPSNHTVVPTFKEQEFPRCCKELWLADDQPDQEHVIYYQRITPMRLFCYQKYSEFITLKTGSSENYIDCYGSTWPEHGFSRFTKIRLDPMTLEVKRNDLTFATNPSTGKLYQYGHSCDCDSNRDGLTKMNLEQTGFKFAGKPQYVNSGYRPSMQILKATDTISLVKLMFVVHFALSVMFYDCGKVITTGRRSCVCSSSVRITTQKAASLWSCIHCTQLSVHAATCS comes from the exons ATGCGACATCGAAGCACTATTAGAGTTGTTTATGGCTTCGCGAATTTGTTTATCTTCGaattaattttattcatttcatcgtGTAATAGTTTAGTAGAGAATATATACTTCATTCCTGAGTTTATGGACGGATTAGAACTGGACGGACCGTACATCGCTGATTTCAGGAGAAACGACCACTTCGGCTGTGTTATAGAGTGCAACCTTCGTCCGAATTGTCTTTCGAGCAATTATCATCCGACGCTAAAACTCTGTCAGCTCTCTGACAAAGACGCTTGCAACGCAAAACTGGTGCCATCGAATCATACGGTTGTACCCACGTTCAAG gaacAAGAATTTCCTCGCTGTTGTAAAGAGTTGTGGCTAGCAGACGATCAGCCCGATCAAGAACACGTGATTTACTACCAGAGAATCACCCCGATGCGTTTATTCTGTTATCAGAAATATTCTGAATTCATCACTTTAAAAACTGGATCGTCTGAAAACTACATCGATTGCTACGGAAGTACTTGGCCCGAACATGGATTTTCTAGATTCACAAAAATACGGTTAGATCCGATG ACGCTGGAAGTTAAAAGGAATGATTTGACGTTCGCAACGAATCCATCCACAGGGAAGCTATATCAATACGGCCATTCATGCGACTGTGACAGTAACCGAGATGGCTtgacaaaaatgaatttagaacAAACCGGATTCAAATTTGCCGGAAAA ccgCAATACGTGAACAGTGGATATCGACCGAGTATGCAGATATTAAAGGCCACAGATACGATCAGTCTTGTGAAAT TAATGTTTGTCGTTCACTTTGCTCTAAGTGTCATGttctacgattgtg GAAAAGTAATAACCACAGGAAGGAGGTCATGTGTATGTTCTTCGAGTGTTCGTATAACAACACAAAAAGCCGCAAGTTTATGGAGCTGTATACACTGTACACAGCTTAGTGTCCACGCCGCCACGTGCTCTTAA
- the LOC141903095 gene encoding thymocyte nuclear protein 1-like translates to MPPRKKAKTSVEKPASSAAAAANKSTESVSYSHWLIKSEPESRLEKGIDVKFGIEDLKNEPEQTACWDGVRNYQARNFMRLMKVGQRAFFYHSNCKPPGVIGIVEIVKESYVDHTQFDKKDPHFDPSSKRENPKWSMVDVKFIRMLKRYIPLHELKRLHLEHKQREGPLANLALFTKARLSVQPLTTDEWDFILSLEDEEP, encoded by the coding sequence ATGCCTCCAAGAAAGAAAGCGAAGACTTCAGTAGAGAAGCCGGCGAGTagcgcggcggcggcggcgaatAAATCAACCGAAAGTGTTTCCTATTCTCATTGGCTCATAAAATCGGAACCGGAAAGCAGATTAGAGAAGGGTATCGACGTTAAATTCGGCATCGAGGATCTGAAGAATGAGCCGGAGCAGACCGCGTGCTGGGACGGAGTCAGGAACTATCAGGCGCGAAACTTCATGCGACTGATGAAAGTTGGACAACGAGCGTTTTTCTATCACAGCAATTGTAAACCACCGGGTGTTATTGGAATTGTTGAGATTGTCAAAGAAAGCTACGTCGATCATACCCAGTTCGATAAGAAAGATCCCCATTTTGACCCTTCCAGTAAACGGGAGAACCCGAAGTGGTCTATGGTCGATGTCAAATTCATTCGTATGCTAAAACGATATATTCCCTTACACGAGTTGAAACGGTTGCATCTCGAACATAAGCAACGCGAGGGTCCTCTCGCAAACCTAGCTCTCTTCACTAAAGCGAGGTTATCGGTACAACCATTAACTACTGACGAATGGGATTTCATTTTGAGTTTGGAAGATGAAGAGCCTTGA
- the LOC141903094 gene encoding uncharacterized protein LOC141903094 — protein sequence MIDEASSDGGVIIIIIIGSLASLLGATFTIVVCLCCYKQFKFERFEDEQHQQHSEDVDSPQGTYTVTRNDMTGSLNLNEKVAPAVVVVNEEPRSASILPRDFGQCTLHPRIARSASQNLGTEELSAKEKQFPRSQIQFIKELGSGWFGRVLQAEAQRIVMGMRKSKVAIKMLEPTATQDEQYRFMMDNIPYRELDHQNLMRILGVCTENVPYLIIMEYFPLGDLKAFLLKRKNEINSFNIRGTLLKYSCDLAAGLYCLHQHNFIHHDFALRNCMVSIDMSIKIGDYGISEETYKDDYHFSLGNPIPLRWCAPESIHSNLGQIYMNKIDKKANVWSFGVALWEMVHFGKLPYDNISDSDLIQKILSKERFILPSPVGLVKHKEKLYEVMLTCWTEEPANRKSLSEIHELLKQLKQSQEDADVAAFDKRWEQMMPKEQPTVVTVEPVISNQVIEEMMIKPSVKPRTSIKLTDTNEETIAWGNKDEQKPEVSKSIINPLPDTLQLTVDTQQSEATQLSAAIPPLTQLSAPEETNNALMHPNVISDLYDFEVDNLTSQNQMKNSNELQINQPPRAPSPLMMIPVPTAAFEPITVSPDTEDPPASSSFPQDLLLSGGTTTPYIPTNLPETERTEDELESPSKQTIHFPITYNQSMHNETHTSSQQDSTDALMPSIINSISNSETSQDSPTGKKKVGIGAVTMKFDDWDDDMSLGSPETPPSESHIHQHHHHRHHQHVDPHTTRQAFGERFPNQAMDMKDSEIDVSDAPEEMPHVDPDNHYFTREFTTVIDQDGKSVRKRSSFRKPGKAKLKAVSFDELEEPDVFSYPKESSSESSDGEDDVVDVNAEIEREISDILNEPRFTDDSESAVHSSLNIKGNRNALLLQMGSSTDSEDGSMKKSEL from the exons ATGATTGATGAAGCCAGCAGTGATGGTGGagtgattataataattataattggATCATTAGCGTCGCTTCTCGGAGCCACTTTCACgattgttgtttgtttatGTTGTTACAAACAGTTCAAATTCGAG AGATTTGAAGATGAACAGCATCAGCAGCACAGTGAAGATGTTGATTCACCACAAGGAACATACACTGTAACTAGAAATGACATGACGGGTAGTTTGAATCTGAATGAGAAGGTGGCGCCAGCGGTGGTTGTCGTTAATGAAGAGCCACGTTCCGCTTCAATCCTGCCGAGGGATTTCGGTCAATGTACTTTACATCCTCGTATCGCGAGGAGTGCCAGTCAAAACCTTGGCACTGAGGAGTTATCAG CGAAGGAGAAACAGTTCCCTCGTTCACAGATACAGTTTATTAAAGAACTCGGAAGTGGTTGGTTCGGGCGCGTTTTACAGGCTGAAGCTCAAAGGATTGTGATGGGAATGAGGAAGTCGAAAGTAGCCATAAAAATGCTTGAACCGACCGCGACACAGGATGAACAATATCGATTCATGATGGATAACATTCCTTACAG GGAATTGGATCAtcagaatttgatgagaattCTTGGTGTTTGTACGGAAAACGTTCCATATCTGATCATTATGGAATACTTCCCATTG GGAGATTTAAAAGCTTTTTTGTTGAAGCgtaaaaacgaaataaattcGTTCAATATCCGTGGAACGTTGTTGAAGTATTCGTGTGATTTAGCTGCTGGTTTATATTGTCTTCATCAACATAACTTCATTCACCA TGATTTCGCATTAAGAAACTGCATGGTGTCTATTGATATGTCTATTAAAATAGGCGATTATGGCATTTCTGAGGAGACTTATAAG GATGACTACCACTTTTCACTGGGTAACCCGATTCCTCTGAGATGGTGTGCACCAGAGTCTATTCATTCTAATCTAGGACAGATTTACATGAACAAAATCGACAAGAAAGCTAATGTATG GTCGTTCGGTGTGGCTCTTTGGGAGATGGTTCATTTCGGGAAATTGCCGTATGATAATATTTCAGACAGTGATTTGATTCAGAAGATCCTGTCGAAAGAGCGGTTTATCTTACCATCACCTGTAGGACTTGTGAAACATAAAGAGAAACT ATATGAAGTAATGTTGACATGTTGGACTGAAGAACCTGCAAATCGTAAATCTCTTTCTGAGATCCATGAGCTTCTTAAACAGCTTAAACAATCGCAGGAAGATGCTGATGTAGCCGCTTTTGATAAAAGATGGGAACAAATGATGCCCAAAGAACAGCCAACAGTGGTTACTGTTGAACCTGTAATTTCCAACCAGGTCATCGAAGAGATGATGATAAAACCATCAGTAAAACCAAGAACATCGATTAAACTCACTGATACAAACGAGGAGACTATTGCGTGGGGAAATAAAGATGAGCAGAAACCCGAAGTATCAAAGAGTATCATCAACCCACTTCCAGACACATTACAACTTACAGTTGATACACAACAATCTGAAGCTACACAACTATCAGCAGCTATCCCACCGTTGACACAACTATCGGCACCTGAAGAAACAAACAATGCTCTCATGCACCCGAATGTCATTTCTGATTTGTACGATTTCGAAGTCGATAACTTAACTTCGCAAAATCAGATGAAAAACTCAAACGAGTTACAAATAAATCAACCACCGAGAGCTCCATCTCCACTGATGATGATACCGGTACCAACTGCTGCATTCGAACCAATTACTGTATCCCCGGATACCGAGGATCCGCCGGCTTCATCATCATTCCCGCAGGATCTACTTCTGTCAGGAGGTACTACAACACCTTACATTCCAACTAATCTACCGGAAACTGAACGCACTGAGGATGAATTAGAATCACCTTCCAAACAAACAATTCACTTTCCAATCACTTACAACCAATCCATGCACAATGAAACCCACACCTCTAGTCAACAAG ATTCTACTGATGCACTGATGCCATCCatcataaattcaatttctaattCTGAAACTTCGCAAGATAGCCCGACCGGGAAGAAGAAAGTTGGTATTGGCGCGGTTACAATGAAGTTCGATGATTGGGACGATGATATGTCCCTCGGGTCTCCGGAGACGCCACCTAGTGAGAGTCACATACATCAACATCATCACCATCGTCATCATCAACATGTAGATCCACATACAACGAGACAAGCATTTGGCGAACGATTTCCTAATcag GCGATGGATATGAAAGACTCCGAGATTGATGTATCTGATGCTCCTGAAGAAATGCCACACGTTGATCCCGATAATCATTATTTCACTCGTGAATTTACAACTGTCATCGACCAAGATGGTAAATCAGTTCGGAAAAGGAGCTCATTTAGGAAACCAGGG AAGGCGAAGTTAAAGGCAGTGTCGTTTGATGAGTTGGAAGAGCCAGACGTTTTTAGTTATCCCAAAGAGAGCAGTAGTGAATCCAGTGATGGAGAGGATGATGTAGTAGATGtaaatgctgaaattgaaaGAGAAATCAGTGATATTCTTA ATGAGCCCAGATTTACAGATGATTCTGAATCAGCCGTCCACAGTTCACTGAATATAAAAG GAAATAGGAACGCGTTATTGTTACAAATGGGAAGCAGCACTGATTCAGAAGATGGAAGCATGAAAAAATCTGAACTTTGA